One window of Jannaschia sp. CCS1 genomic DNA carries:
- a CDS encoding DUF2842 domain-containing protein has product MALSYKARKRWSLFILTVGLPIYIAAVWYILSLLEGWNIWLQLIICVIFSMAWAFPLKAVFLGVGKADPDAPED; this is encoded by the coding sequence ATGGCGCTGAGTTACAAGGCACGAAAGCGGTGGTCGCTGTTCATCCTGACGGTGGGCCTGCCCATCTATATCGCCGCCGTCTGGTACATTCTCAGCTTGCTGGAGGGGTGGAACATCTGGCTACAGCTGATCATTTGCGTCATTTTCAGCATGGCCTGGGCGTTTCCTCTCAAGGCTGTGTTTCTGGGCGTGGGCAAGGCCGATCCCGACGCGCCTGAGGATTAG
- a CDS encoding adenylosuccinate synthase, whose amino-acid sequence MANVVVVGAQWGDEGKGKIVDWLSERADVIARFQGGHNAGHTLVIDGEVFKLHALPSGVVRGGKLSVIGNGVVLDPWHLVKEIATIRDQGVDISPETLMIAENTPLILPIHGELDRAREEAASSGTKIGTTGRGIGPAYEDKVGRRSVRVADLADRATLEAHVDRALQHHDPLRRGLGIDPIDRNALIDALTEIAPQILQYAAPVWKVLNEKRKAGKRILFEGAQGALLDIDFGTYPFVTSSNVIAGQAATGVGLGPNAIDYTLGIVKAYTTRVGEGPFPTELEDADGQRLGERGHEFGTTTGRKRRCGWFDAALVRQTCATSGVTGISLTKLDVLDGFETLKICVGYDLDGTRLDYLPTAADQQARCTPIYEEMPGWSDSTEGARSWADLPAAAIKYVRRVEELIQCPVALLSTSPEREDTILVTDPFAD is encoded by the coding sequence ATGGCAAATGTCGTCGTCGTCGGTGCGCAATGGGGTGACGAGGGGAAGGGCAAGATCGTCGATTGGCTCAGTGAACGTGCCGATGTGATTGCCCGGTTCCAAGGTGGTCACAATGCGGGCCACACCCTCGTCATCGACGGTGAAGTCTTCAAGTTGCACGCGCTGCCCTCGGGGGTTGTGCGCGGTGGCAAGCTGTCGGTGATCGGCAATGGTGTCGTGCTGGACCCCTGGCATCTGGTCAAGGAAATCGCCACGATCCGCGACCAAGGCGTCGATATTTCGCCCGAAACGCTGATGATCGCCGAAAATACGCCGCTGATCCTTCCCATTCACGGAGAGCTGGATCGTGCGCGGGAAGAGGCCGCGTCATCCGGCACCAAGATCGGCACGACGGGCCGCGGCATCGGTCCCGCCTATGAGGATAAAGTGGGCCGCCGCTCGGTCCGGGTTGCGGACCTTGCGGACCGTGCGACGCTGGAGGCGCATGTCGACCGCGCGTTGCAACACCACGACCCGCTGCGCCGGGGCCTTGGCATTGATCCCATCGACCGCAACGCTCTGATTGACGCCTTGACCGAGATCGCACCGCAGATCCTGCAATACGCCGCCCCCGTCTGGAAGGTGTTGAATGAAAAGCGGAAAGCCGGGAAGCGGATCCTGTTTGAGGGGGCCCAAGGCGCGCTTTTGGATATTGATTTCGGCACCTATCCCTTTGTGACGTCGTCCAACGTGATTGCGGGGCAGGCGGCGACCGGTGTGGGCCTGGGCCCCAACGCCATCGACTACACCTTGGGCATCGTGAAGGCCTACACCACCCGTGTGGGCGAAGGGCCGTTCCCGACCGAGCTGGAGGACGCCGATGGTCAGCGTCTGGGCGAGCGTGGCCATGAATTTGGCACAACCACCGGCCGTAAGCGGCGCTGTGGCTGGTTCGATGCAGCCCTCGTGCGCCAGACCTGCGCCACCTCCGGCGTGACGGGCATCTCCCTGACAAAGTTGGACGTGCTGGACGGGTTCGAGACGTTGAAGATCTGCGTGGGCTACGATCTGGACGGAACCCGCCTGGATTATTTGCCGACCGCCGCCGATCAGCAGGCCCGATGTACACCCATATATGAGGAGATGCCGGGCTGGTCCGACAGCACGGAAGGCGCGCGGTCCTGGGCGGATCTGCCTGCAGCCGCGATCAAATACGTCCGCCGCGTCGAAGAGTTGATCCAATGCCCCGTGGCGCTACTGTCTACCTCGCCCGAACGGGAAGACACGATCCTCGTGACGGATCCCTTCGCGGATTGA
- the secG gene encoding preprotein translocase subunit SecG produces MENVILVIHLILAICLIGVVLLQRSEGGGLGMGGGGGGGGGVMTGRQAATALGKLTWFFAVAFLATSITLTVIAAQNSAGSSLLDDLGGLPAVEGDADSALPPIDSMLPPIGTDGPALPPVSE; encoded by the coding sequence ATGGAAAACGTCATCCTCGTCATTCACTTGATCCTGGCGATCTGCCTGATCGGTGTCGTGCTGTTGCAGCGCTCTGAAGGGGGCGGTCTGGGCATGGGCGGCGGTGGAGGCGGCGGTGGCGGTGTCATGACCGGGCGCCAGGCCGCGACGGCCCTTGGCAAGCTGACATGGTTTTTCGCAGTCGCGTTTCTGGCGACGTCGATCACGCTGACGGTCATCGCGGCGCAAAACTCGGCCGGGTCCTCACTGTTGGATGACCTGGGTGGTTTGCCGGCCGTGGAAGGCGACGCGGACAGCGCCCTGCCCCCCATCGACTCAATGCTGCCGCCGATTGGCACCGACGGACCGGCGCTGCCACCCGTTTCTGAGTAA
- a CDS encoding CTP synthase, with protein MARFIFITGGVVSSLGKGLASAALGALLQARGFSVRLRKLDPYLNVDPGTMSPFEHGEVFVTDDGAETDLDLGHYERFTGVPASKTDSISSGRIYTNVLEKERRGDYLGKTIQVIPHVTNEIKDFINIGEDDVDFMLCEIGGTVGDIEGLPFFEAIRQFSQDKARGQCIFMHLTLLPFIKASGELKTKPTQHSVKELRSIGLAPDILVCRSEGPIPEKEREKLALFCNVRPDSVIAAQDLSSIYTAPLAYHREGLDQAVLDAFGITPAPKPNLSIWEDVADRINNPEGVVKVAIVGKYTQLEDAYKSIAEALTHGGMANRVKVEIEWVDAETFEREDPAPHLQGFHAILVPGGFGERGTEGKIKAAEFARTRKVPYLGICLGMQMAVIEAARNLAQLDDAGSEEFDHEAGKKRFTPVVYHLKEWVQGNHKVERKVGDDKGGTMRLGAYDAVLTEGSRVAEAYGTTAIEERHRHRYEVDTKYRDALEEKGLIFSGMSPDGALPEIVEVKDHPWFIGVQFHPELKSKPFEPHPLFRDFVRAAKENSRLV; from the coding sequence ATGGCGCGTTTTATTTTCATCACCGGTGGTGTCGTCTCATCGCTCGGCAAAGGCCTAGCGTCCGCCGCACTGGGTGCGTTGTTGCAAGCGCGCGGATTTTCGGTGCGGTTGCGCAAGCTAGACCCTTACCTGAACGTGGATCCCGGCACGATGTCGCCCTTTGAGCATGGAGAGGTGTTTGTCACCGACGATGGGGCGGAAACCGACCTCGACCTCGGCCACTATGAGCGGTTCACGGGCGTGCCCGCCAGCAAGACGGATTCCATCTCATCGGGCCGGATCTACACCAATGTGTTGGAGAAGGAGCGGCGCGGAGATTATCTGGGCAAGACCATTCAGGTCATTCCCCACGTCACCAATGAGATCAAGGATTTCATCAACATAGGCGAAGACGATGTCGACTTCATGCTGTGCGAAATCGGCGGCACGGTCGGTGATATCGAAGGCCTGCCGTTTTTTGAGGCGATCCGGCAGTTCAGCCAGGACAAAGCGCGCGGGCAGTGTATTTTCATGCACCTCACGCTGTTGCCCTTCATCAAGGCGAGCGGGGAGCTGAAGACCAAGCCGACCCAGCACAGTGTCAAGGAACTCCGCTCCATCGGGCTGGCGCCTGACATCCTTGTGTGCCGGTCCGAGGGCCCGATCCCGGAAAAAGAGCGCGAGAAACTGGCGCTGTTCTGCAACGTGCGCCCTGATTCCGTAATCGCGGCGCAGGACTTGTCGTCGATCTATACCGCGCCGCTGGCCTACCACCGTGAGGGCCTTGATCAAGCCGTGCTCGATGCGTTTGGCATCACCCCTGCCCCGAAACCCAACCTCAGCATCTGGGAGGATGTGGCCGATCGGATCAACAACCCGGAGGGCGTCGTAAAGGTCGCGATCGTCGGCAAATATACGCAGTTGGAGGACGCCTACAAATCCATCGCCGAAGCGCTGACCCACGGCGGCATGGCGAACCGTGTGAAGGTGGAAATCGAATGGGTCGACGCCGAGACGTTCGAGCGCGAAGACCCGGCCCCGCATCTGCAAGGCTTCCACGCGATCCTGGTCCCGGGCGGGTTCGGAGAGCGCGGGACGGAAGGTAAAATCAAGGCGGCCGAATTCGCGCGGACCCGGAAAGTCCCGTATCTGGGGATCTGCCTTGGTATGCAGATGGCGGTGATTGAGGCGGCGCGCAATCTGGCGCAACTGGACGATGCCGGATCCGAGGAATTCGATCACGAAGCGGGTAAAAAGCGTTTCACACCCGTTGTTTACCATCTGAAAGAATGGGTGCAGGGCAATCACAAGGTTGAGCGCAAAGTCGGTGACGACAAGGGCGGAACCATGCGTCTGGGGGCCTATGACGCCGTGTTGACCGAAGGCTCCCGCGTGGCCGAGGCCTACGGGACGACGGCGATTGAGGAACGGCACCGCCACCGCTACGAGGTCGACACGAAATACCGGGACGCGTTGGAGGAGAAGGGCCTGATCTTCTCGGGCATGTCACCCGACGGGGCATTGCCCGAGATCGTGGAGGTCAAGGATCATCCCTGGTTCATCGGCGTTCAATTCCACCCCGAACTGAAGTCCAAGCCCTTTGAGCCACACCCCCTGTTTCGCGATTTCGTGCGCGCGGCAAAAGAGAATTCGCGCCTCGTCTGA